The genomic window ttctccacaCTATTTGTATCCAAGAAGGGGCATTACAATATAGAATTGCATAATACGATTTaaacttttaccaaaaaaaaaaaagaaaaaaaaagaaagaattgcGTAATACAGAATTTATCTTTAAGggaatacaaatataatttggtttcAGAATCATCTCAATAGGCTTTCCTTTAACCAAACTTGGGTTTTATTGATGTGCTTGCTTTAATGGGCCTAAAGCCCATACAACAGCATCACTATCCACGCCGTTGTCTATTCTTATTATTCACCCCACCCGGTACACCGACCAAACCTTGGCCAACACGTCCATAATATTTCATCCTCCCTCCTAATTTACTTTAATATCCTCAACTTTCCTAATCGTTCAGGGAATATTCTCATATACCCTAGACATATGCGTCTTTTCCAATCTAAAATGTTGAgagtatatttttatttatatatatatgagtgaCCCCTGCGAGAGACAACGGCCACTGAACACTATCGATCTAATCTTTTCAGCTCTCTCCATCGTCGTCGTATCTGTGACTCTCGTGATCATCGCCTGAAAAAAATTTGAGATAATGGCCAGAAAGTTCTTCGTCGGAGGCAACTGGAAATGTGTAAGTGATCTTTACCTTCTATTGCGCACCTTATTATTAGTCTTGTCACTTGATCCTTCCCCGATCAAGTCAAAGAGATCGGAAAATCCCGATCTTAAGATCTAaggtttttttcattatttgtaGCGGTGGAATTTGAATTGTAATGCATATGGTTCAGATTTGTCGATTCTATGCCGGAtcttagttgtttttttttgtcaaaattttgagtaggaatttttcttcaattgatATCTCGTGTTCTAGCTTTGGTGGATCCGTGtgttaattttgttggttaaactattttaacatgttaatatttgaatttgtaaTCTTATATAGAACGGAACTGCTGAGGAGGTGAAGAAGATTGTGAACACTCTTAATGAAGCTCAGGTTCCTTCACAGGATGTTGTAGGTATGTGTAGCATCTCAATTGCTTTGACGACATTatggctttttttttaatttccatgTCTATGAAATCTTAAGTAGTGACAAATATTTTGGGCATACAATTACAAACCTGTTTCAATGTACATCGATGTTCTATAGTGTTTATGCTTCTTAGGAACCATGGATAGATCTAGTGTTTGTTGTTAGTTAAAATGTTCTTTATCATATACTTGTTATGGTTCTATCTTTGTTGATAGTTATAAGTATGTTTGTTCTTGTATTaataatttgatgaaattttaCTAAATGCAGAGGTTGTGGTTAGCCCTCCATATGTTTTTCTTCCCCTGGTTAAGAGCACATTGAGGTCTGACTTTTTTGTTGCGGCACAAAACTGTTGGGTTAAGAAAGGAGGTGCTTTCACTGGTGAAGTGAGGTGAGATTCTAACCATTGGTGTATACTTTAAGCTGTTTTACCATTATTGCTTCATGCAGTAAATATTTAtggttttgaaaatgaatatgaTTGTGTTTATAAACGAATCGATTTTTCcatctgttcttcttctttatcttctttcctATAAGAATTGTGTAACCTAAGTgattaagaaaacaactaGTAGTTGGTAGTAAGACCATGATTGGATTCGTGCCTGGTTAGACAAGTAGGTGTAATATGATTTACCTGTCTATGGAATGCTTTCATAGGAAGAAAAGATATATTCTGTGGTGCCTGTATTTCCTGCTCTTATGCATTGTgtaatttgtgtgttttagtgCGGAGATGCTTGTGAACTTGGATATTCCATGGGTTATCCTTGGTCACTCTGAAAGGAGGGCAATCCTTAATGAATCAAGCGAGGTTGGTGACTTTacatgataaaataattttctggAGACTCAAATAGCTTTTAAATtcatgattttggtttttgaccTCTATCCTACATTTGTAGTTCGTCGGAGACAAGGTTGCCTATGCACTTGCTCAAGGTTTGAAAGTGATTGCTTGTGTTGGTGAGACTCTTGAGGAGCGGGAAGCTGGATCGACCATGGATGTTGTGGCTGCCCAGACCAAGGCTATTGCCGGTATGTATATTGTCAAACATTTAATCTCTTTTTGCTATCTCAGTTCGTTCTCGTTTACAGTGAGACCTGTTTTGATGATAGTGATGCCCGTTTCTACGCACTATACTCCCTTAGTGTGTGATTCAAACCCCACAGAAATATTTGTTGGCtaaaaaactctttttgttgGTAATGGCAGATCGGGTGACAAACTGGTCAAATGTTGTCATAGCCTATGAACCAGTGTGGGCCATTGGAACCGGAAAGGTCGCTAGCCCAGCCCAAGCTCAAGAAGTAAGTGGTTCTCGATGCGCAGTTGCACTGTAACGTGTTGCATATGGTCATGATTTAATAGGAAAACCAATGCTGTTTTCCTTACGAGAGCTTGTTTCGTTTATGAACAGGTACACGATGAGCTGAGGAAATGGCTGGCCAAGAACGTGAGTGCTGATGTCGCTGCTACAACCCGCATCATTTATGGAGGTAGATAGATGATAACACGATCTTTAATTAAACACCCCTATATAGTTTTCTATGTTACTTAGCTTGATTATGCAAATTATTATCAGGATCCGTCAATGGTGGTAACTGCAAGGAGCTAGGTGGACAGGCCGAT from Arabidopsis thaliana chromosome 3, partial sequence includes these protein-coding regions:
- the TPI gene encoding triosephosphate isomerase (triosephosphate isomerase (TPI); FUNCTIONS IN: triose-phosphate isomerase activity, copper ion binding; INVOLVED IN: in 7 processes; LOCATED IN: in 8 components; EXPRESSED IN: 27 plant structures; EXPRESSED DURING: 15 growth stages; CONTAINS InterPro DOMAIN/s: Triosephosphate isomerase, active site (InterPro:IPR020861), Aldolase-type TIM barrel (InterPro:IPR013785), Triosephosphate isomerase (InterPro:IPR000652); BEST Arabidopsis thaliana protein match is: triosephosphate isomerase (TAIR:AT2G21170.1); Has 11466 Blast hits to 11464 proteins in 3595 species: Archae - 48; Bacteria - 6204; Metazoa - 1205; Fungi - 243; Plants - 477; Viruses - 0; Other Eukaryotes - 3289 (source: NCBI BLink).); the protein is MARKFFVGGNWKCNGTAEEVKKIVNTLNEAQVPSQDVVEVVVSPPYVFLPLVKSTLRSDFFVAAQNCWVKKGGAFTGEVSAEMLVNLDIPWVILGHSERRAILNESSEFVGDKVAYALAQGLKVIACVGETLEEREAGSTMDVVAAQTKAIADRVTNWSNVVIAYEPVWAIGTGKVASPAQAQEVHDELRKWLAKNVSADVAATTRIIYGGSVNGGNCKELGGQADVDGFLVGGASLKPEFIDIIKAAEVKKSA